TCATGCAACGGAATTAGTCATACTCGATTTGTCGGGAAGCTCGATTTCGGATGTCGCGGGGATGGCATTCAATGATGGtatgatataaaaatatattctttttcttttcttttgagtgGGAATAACTCATTGCTAACCCCCATGATATATTCTTTCTTGCAGAAGGCAGAAAAACTGAAAGTTCTCAACCTCACAAGTTGCCATTCCTTAAAAAGGACTCCTTACCTCTCAGCTTTTAAAAGATTAGAGATTTTGATCCTTAGAGATTGCAATGAATTGGAGCAAATTGATAATTGTATTGGAGACATGGAGAATCTCATTTCCCTGGACTTGAGTGGATGTTCTAGTCTTAAGAAGCTCCCGCTTCAAATGGCTAAACTAGAACAATTGAAGGAACTTCTTCTAGATGAAACTACGATACAAGAAATACCTCCCTTCACCAGTTCTCTAAAGAAGCTAGAGATGCTTAATGCCAGGGACTACAAATCATTAATTGGATTTCCGGACTCAGTAAGTAGTTTGGTGAATTTGTCGACCCTTGTCTTATCAGGTTGTGTTGAGCTTGCAACACTTCCACACAGCATTCGGTTCCTTGAGAATTTGCAGTGCTTGTCACTGAGAAGCTGCCAACAATTGAGAGAGATTCCTAGCTGGATTGGCAATTTGAAATTGTTGACTCAATTGGACTTGAGTGGATGTTCGCGTATTCAGCAGCTACCGCCTCAAATTGGTGAactaaaacaattgaaggaacttCTTATAGATGAAATTGGAATACAAGAAATTCCTTCCTTCATCAGTTCTCTAGAGAAGCTAGAGACATGGAGTGCCAATAATCGCAAATTAACTCTTTAAGCTGTTTAGTGAATTTGTCGACCCTTGTCTTATCAGGCTGTGTTGAGTTTCCAGATTTCTTGATAGGATTGGGTTTCTTGTGAATTGCTTATCATTGGGATGCTGCGATGGGTTGAGAGAGATCCCAACTCAATTGGGAAGTTGGAATTGTTGACTCAGCTCGACTTATATCGGACAAGGATCACGAAATTGCTTGAAGGAAGTTCTGGATCTCGGTAACAATAGCGTAGAAAATCTGCCAGATGGTATTGGAAGGTTGAAAAAGCTTTGAGAGTTATATGCATGATGGCGCTCGAATTTGGGAGGGGAATACCAAGCATACgtaatctttcttcttttaagtCTAGTGCATTTTGATTTAATGCCCAATAATTTGGAATTCTTGTggatttttattcaaatgagtGATTTGTGATTTAGGTTGTTTTCATGATGAAGCGGAAGCTGCAATATCATTTCTAGTCTCTACTCATGGTGAAGTTTAGGACCGTTTGGTGCTGTTGATGGTAGTGTTGTCTACCCAGCTTCCTTAAATGGCGCCCTATCTGCTGCCAATGCTTGGAAGACTGTTAGAAGCAGCAGTATTGAATAACTTTTGTCGaaatattgaaataataaatcatatttttatttaatagcttaagtttttaaagCAGTTGATAGTGATcttacaaaatttcacatgatataATAGCTGGAAAGTCTTGAGTTCGAATTTTTTCAGGCCATGTTTgtctccccaattaaatttacACGCTTACTGCTAGGCAGAATGATTAAATTAAGCGTGACGGGAAgtgtgaaaatatttgaataatcgaaaaatgagaatgaactataaattattttgggaagtgtga
This region of Eucalyptus grandis isolate ANBG69807.140 chromosome 8, ASM1654582v1, whole genome shotgun sequence genomic DNA includes:
- the LOC120287640 gene encoding disease resistance protein TAO1-like yields the protein MMKAEKLKVLNLTSCHSLKRTPYLSAFKRLEILILRDCNELEQIDNCIGDMENLISLDLSGCSSLKKLPLQMAKLEQLKELLLDETTIQEIPPFTSSLKKLEMLNARDYKSLIGFPDSVSSLVNLSTLVLSGCVELATLPHSIRFLENLQCLSLRSCQQLREIPSWIGNLKLLTQLDLSGCSRIQQLPPQIGELKQLKELLIDEIGIQEIPSFISSLEKLETWSANNRKLTL